Proteins from a genomic interval of Gadus macrocephalus chromosome 2, ASM3116895v1:
- the LOC132470008 gene encoding serine/threonine-protein kinase BRSK2-like encodes MSGKELSVGQSSQYVGPYRLEKTLGKGQTGLVKLGVHCITGQKVAIKIVNREKLSESVLMKVEREIAILKLIEHPHVLKLHDVYENNKYL; translated from the exons ATGAGCGGCAAGGAGCTGTCCGTAGGCCAGTCCAGCCAGTACGTGGGGCCTTACCGACTAGAGAAGACGCTCGGGAAGGGACAGACAG GGCTGGTGAAGTTGGGGGTTCACTGTATCACAGGCCAGAAGGTGGCCATCAAGATAGTGaacagagaaaagctctctgaATCGGTTCTTATGAAG gtggagagGGAAATTGCGATTCTTAAACTCATCGAACACCCTCACGTTCTGAAGCTACACGATGTGTACGAGAATAACAAATACCTGTGA